Proteins from a single region of Numenius arquata chromosome Z, bNumArq3.hap1.1, whole genome shotgun sequence:
- the FXN gene encoding frataxin, mitochondrial produces the protein MWRPGSAGAVRAARRAAAAAGRRRSGGPVGSPLAGTAAAGRGLTQLQYASELKSKTVQFINLRNVGTLNDTSSLDETTYEKLAEETLDSLADFFEDLTDKPFTPEDYDVSLGSGVLTVKLGGDMGTYVINKQTPNRQIWLSSPTSGPKRYDWTGRNWVYSHDRVSLHELLSKEFSTALKTKLDLSCLIYSGKEDT, from the exons ATGTGGAGGCCGGGGTCGGCCGGGGCGGTGCGGGccgcgcggcgggcggcggcggcggcggggcggcggcggagcggaggCCCTGTGGGCTCCCCGCTGGCGGGGACAGCTGCCGCCGGCCGCGGCCTTACG CAATTACAATATGCTTCAGAGTTGAAGAGCAAGACTGTTCAGTTCATTAATTTAAGAAATGTAGGAACTCTGAATGACACAAG CTCTTTAGATGAGACCACTTATGAAAAACTGGCTGAAGAAACACTGGACTCCCTAGCAGATTTCTTTGAGGACCTGACTGATAAGCCTTTTACCCCAGAAGATTATGATGTCTCTTTAGGG aGTGGAGTTCTAACAGTTAAATTAGGTGGAGACATGGGAACGTATGTAATCAATAAGCAAACACCAAACCGGCAGATTTGGCTGTCCTCACCCACTAG tgGGCCCAAGCGCTATGACTGGACTGGACGGAACTGGGTGTATTCTCATGACAGAGTATCCCTTCATGAACTACTATCAAAAGAATTTTCAACAGCGTTAAAAACTAAATTGGATTTGTCCTGCTTAATAtattctgggaaagaagatacttga